From a single Desulfobacterales bacterium genomic region:
- a CDS encoding radical SAM protein produces the protein MSRSEKPPISVLDRELGTIYKDWRGRTRIALIYPNRYTVGMSNLGFQQVYRLFNALDGVVCERAFLPFPPDGQGALITTVESGRPLADFDILAFSISFESDFLHLVSILAAAKIPLNAVDRGDKHPLVMAGGVACWINPEPIAPFVDLFLIGEAEALLPGFMAAFEPGREKTAQLKQLAKTVPGVYVPALYRISYHADGKIAACEPTCDVPEKIQRVYARNLAETTACSTILTPETAFGDSFLVEVSRGCPHGCRFCSAGYVYRPPRFRPAAVLASCVREGAGRSKQIGLMGAAVSDLPGLGAICESAIALDCRLSFSSLRADALTPELIRVMKQSGVKTATIAPDAGSARMRRIINKGISEEDIFCAVNALVDEGIPNLKLYFMIGLPEERTADVDAVVDLCDRIKGHFLKSSRVKGRMGTITVSVNAFVPKPFTPFQWHPMAPLADLKLKIKHIKAGLGRIANVRVHADVPRWAFIQALLSRGDRKVATLLTAAHETGGNWPKVLKYASAATDFYVYRLREPEERFPWDFIDHGIDKAFLYREYQRGLAEKESPDCPMQDGCTLCGVCRVADR, from the coding sequence GTGAGCAGATCCGAAAAACCCCCCATTTCGGTTTTAGATAGGGAATTGGGGACGATTTATAAAGATTGGCGCGGTCGAACCCGCATCGCGCTGATTTACCCCAATCGGTACACCGTGGGCATGAGTAATCTCGGCTTCCAACAGGTTTACCGATTATTTAACGCGCTGGACGGCGTTGTGTGTGAAAGGGCCTTTCTGCCATTCCCCCCCGACGGGCAGGGGGCCCTTATCACCACTGTTGAGTCCGGGCGCCCGCTGGCGGATTTTGATATTCTCGCCTTTTCCATCTCTTTTGAAAGCGACTTTCTCCATTTGGTAAGCATTCTGGCCGCGGCGAAAATACCCCTGAATGCGGTGGATCGGGGAGATAAACATCCCCTGGTGATGGCCGGTGGCGTTGCCTGCTGGATTAATCCCGAACCGATTGCGCCGTTTGTGGATTTATTTTTGATAGGGGAGGCTGAAGCGCTGTTGCCCGGGTTTATGGCGGCCTTTGAACCCGGGCGGGAAAAAACCGCGCAACTCAAACAATTGGCGAAAACCGTGCCGGGTGTTTATGTACCGGCCTTATACCGGATTTCCTATCACGCGGACGGTAAAATCGCTGCCTGTGAACCGACCTGCGATGTGCCTGAAAAAATTCAAAGGGTATATGCCCGGAATCTTGCCGAAACCACCGCCTGCAGTACGATTTTAACGCCGGAGACGGCTTTCGGCGACAGTTTTCTGGTGGAGGTTTCCCGAGGGTGCCCCCATGGATGCCGGTTTTGCAGTGCCGGGTATGTGTATCGGCCCCCCCGGTTTCGACCTGCAGCGGTGTTGGCCTCATGTGTGCGGGAAGGCGCTGGAAGAAGTAAACAGATCGGGCTGATGGGGGCGGCCGTATCCGATCTGCCCGGTTTGGGGGCCATTTGCGAATCGGCCATAGCGCTTGATTGCCGATTGTCATTTAGTTCTTTGCGGGCAGATGCCCTTACGCCGGAGCTGATTCGAGTGATGAAGCAAAGCGGCGTGAAAACGGCGACCATCGCACCGGATGCCGGATCTGCGCGAATGCGGCGGATCATCAACAAGGGAATCTCTGAAGAGGATATTTTTTGCGCGGTTAACGCTTTGGTGGATGAAGGCATTCCGAACCTGAAACTCTATTTTATGATCGGGCTTCCGGAAGAACGCACGGCCGATGTGGATGCGGTAGTGGACCTTTGTGACCGCATTAAAGGTCATTTCTTGAAATCGAGCCGGGTTAAAGGGCGAATGGGAACCATTACGGTGAGCGTAAACGCCTTTGTCCCCAAGCCTTTTACCCCCTTTCAATGGCATCCCATGGCGCCGCTTGCGGACCTTAAATTAAAAATAAAACACATCAAGGCGGGACTCGGCCGCATTGCCAATGTCCGTGTCCATGCCGATGTGCCGCGGTGGGCCTTTATTCAAGCACTTTTGTCCCGTGGGGATCGAAAGGTAGCCACGCTGTTGACGGCCGCCCATGAAACCGGCGGGAATTGGCCAAAGGTGCTTAAATACGCATCGGCTGCGACGGATTTCTATGTTTATCGGTTGCGGGAACCCGAAGAGCGGTTCCCGTGGGACTTTATTGACCACGGTATTGATAAGGCCTTTTTGTATCGAGAGTATCAGCGGGGGCTGGCGGAAAAAGAATCCCCGGATTGCCCCATGCAGGACGGATGCACCCTGTGCGGGGTTTGTCGGGTAGCTGATAGGTGA
- a CDS encoding response regulator, producing MEAQMEPAGKILIVDDEQRMLESLQFLIERQGYRVKTFENGLDAMAVMARERFDLCLLDVCMPKIDGFALMEKILQQHPDSLIVLMTGQATVEAAVSALKKGAYDFLRKPFDDADLMKTLKNALEHHHVRQRLKRSRIEYKYMVENSPDIIYQLDPEANLSFVNHAVTRLLGYDTQELIGKHYTVIVHPEDWKKSQWLFNERRTGERATAGIELRMLYKETASRRELADSPHITVELKATGMYDDENNTFLGTYGVARDVSYRKQLETHLNQSQKMEAIGTLAGGIAHDFNNLLMGIQGYTSLILADPEISHRNNTRLMHIEEHVQSGAELTRQLLGFARGGKYDLKSSDLNQLIKKTAAMFGRAKKEIKLTLNLLDTLWCASIDRGQIQQVLLNLYVNAWQAMPKGGEILIESNNIDVHGASAVDLGLRNGKYIQISVKDTGDGIEKELQSRIFEPFFTTKERGRGTGLGLASSYGIINNHGGAIKVYSERGVGSTFAFFLPATSGAAAEEITCKSEIHNGKETILLVDDEANVSDVTEEMLHGVGYKVITARSGMEAIEIFKKNQSHIDLVILDMIMPGLGGGETYDCIKAIDPAIRVLLSSGYSIKGEAKEILGRGCNGFIQKPYTLSQLSEKLNEILHHGGKPDTQPLVQAV from the coding sequence ATGGAGGCACAGATGGAACCCGCCGGTAAAATTCTAATCGTTGATGACGAACAGCGTATGCTGGAAAGTCTCCAATTCCTGATCGAGCGCCAGGGATACCGCGTGAAAACCTTTGAAAACGGATTGGACGCAATGGCCGTGATGGCGCGGGAAAGGTTTGATCTCTGCTTGCTTGATGTTTGCATGCCGAAGATAGACGGGTTTGCACTCATGGAGAAAATTCTTCAGCAGCACCCGGACTCCCTGATCGTCCTGATGACCGGGCAGGCCACGGTTGAAGCGGCTGTTTCCGCTTTGAAAAAAGGAGCCTACGATTTTCTGCGAAAACCTTTTGACGATGCGGACTTGATGAAAACCCTTAAAAACGCGCTGGAACACCATCATGTTCGCCAACGCCTCAAACGCAGCCGTATTGAATACAAATACATGGTGGAAAATTCTCCGGATATCATCTACCAGTTAGATCCCGAGGCCAATCTCTCTTTCGTCAACCATGCCGTCACGCGGCTTTTGGGATACGACACGCAGGAGTTGATCGGCAAGCATTACACCGTCATCGTTCACCCGGAGGACTGGAAAAAATCCCAATGGCTGTTCAACGAGCGAAGAACTGGCGAGCGTGCCACAGCAGGCATTGAGCTGCGCATGCTGTATAAAGAAACGGCTTCTCGGCGCGAACTGGCCGATAGCCCCCATATCACCGTTGAATTAAAAGCGACCGGTATGTATGACGATGAAAACAACACATTTTTAGGGACTTATGGCGTTGCAAGGGATGTCAGCTACCGCAAGCAATTGGAGACCCATTTAAACCAATCGCAAAAAATGGAGGCCATCGGCACGCTGGCCGGCGGCATTGCGCACGATTTCAACAACCTTCTGATGGGAATTCAGGGGTATACCTCACTGATACTGGCGGATCCGGAGATCAGCCATCGCAACAACACCCGCCTGATGCACATCGAAGAGCATGTCCAAAGCGGGGCTGAATTAACCCGGCAATTGCTCGGATTTGCCAGAGGGGGTAAATACGATTTAAAATCAAGCGATTTAAACCAGCTGATCAAAAAAACAGCCGCCATGTTCGGCCGAGCGAAAAAAGAAATCAAGTTGACCCTAAATCTGCTGGACACGCTTTGGTGTGCGTCCATTGATCGGGGACAAATTCAACAAGTGCTGCTCAACCTATATGTGAATGCCTGGCAGGCGATGCCCAAGGGGGGAGAGATTCTGATCGAATCCAATAACATCGATGTGCACGGCGCAAGCGCCGTGGACCTGGGGTTGAGAAACGGCAAATACATTCAGATCTCCGTGAAAGACACGGGGGACGGTATTGAAAAAGAGCTTCAATCACGAATTTTCGAGCCGTTTTTCACCACCAAGGAACGCGGACGCGGCACTGGGCTGGGGTTGGCCTCCTCATACGGCATTATCAACAACCATGGCGGCGCCATCAAGGTATACAGCGAAAGAGGCGTGGGCAGCACGTTTGCTTTTTTCCTTCCCGCCACGTCCGGAGCGGCCGCTGAGGAAATCACCTGTAAAAGTGAAATCCACAATGGCAAAGAAACCATCCTGCTGGTGGATGATGAGGCCAATGTCTCCGACGTAACCGAAGAAATGCTTCACGGTGTGGGCTATAAGGTCATAACCGCGCGAAGCGGCATGGAAGCCATAGAAATTTTCAAGAAAAATCAATCTCATATCGATCTGGTCATTTTGGATATGATTATGCCGGGTCTGGGGGGCGGAGAAACCTATGATTGTATCAAGGCCATCGATCCCGCGATTCGCGTCCTTCTGTCCAGCGGATACAGTATCAAGGGGGAGGCCAAAGAAATATTAGGCCGGGGCTGCAACGGCTTTATTCAAAAGCCGTATACGCTATCCCAATTATCCGAAAAACTGAATGAAATCCTCCATCACGGCGGGAAACCGGATACTCAGCCGCTTGTACAAGCCGTCTAA